One window of the Desulfomonilia bacterium genome contains the following:
- a CDS encoding GntR family transcriptional regulator yields the protein MHKSDHGILQREGVPLPAYYRLQEALRGKIEDGHWKPGDAIPSERLITEEYRISAGTVKKALGNLVDEGYLYRVQGKGTFVGKSILRQESLRYYRLVREFGDGMAELNVKLLGIREVKGFEPANRFLRIAGDHSLFEMRRLFSSNEKPVVYAVSYIPKTMFPGFETISASRLENSTFYEVIEKDYGIPTIRNQELFGAALADAKTAGVLKIGKDEPLLTIEMLSYTYKNMPYEYRLSYCLTSGHRILAEIR from the coding sequence ATGCATAAGTCGGATCATGGAATATTGCAGAGGGAAGGCGTTCCCTTGCCTGCCTATTACAGGCTGCAGGAGGCGCTGCGCGGAAAAATAGAGGACGGCCACTGGAAGCCGGGAGATGCAATCCCTTCAGAGCGGCTCATAACGGAGGAATACAGGATAAGCGCAGGTACCGTTAAAAAAGCCCTGGGCAACCTTGTGGACGAAGGTTACCTCTACCGTGTACAGGGCAAGGGCACATTCGTAGGAAAAAGCATCCTGAGACAGGAGAGCCTCAGATATTACAGGCTGGTAAGGGAGTTCGGCGACGGCATGGCAGAACTTAACGTGAAGCTCCTCGGCATAAGAGAAGTTAAGGGATTCGAACCTGCAAACCGATTCCTCAGGATCGCAGGAGATCATTCCCTGTTCGAAATGAGAAGGCTTTTCAGCTCTAACGAAAAGCCAGTCGTCTATGCCGTTTCATATATCCCTAAAACTATGTTTCCCGGCTTTGAAACGATTTCCGCATCACGGCTTGAAAACAGTACATTCTATGAGGTTATCGAAAAGGACTACGGCATTCCCACCATCAGGAATCAGGAACTTTTTGGTGCGGCCTTGGCAGACGCCAAAACTGCTGGAGTTTTAAAGATCGGAAAGGACGAACCTTTACTTACGATAGAAATGCTCTCTTACACATACAAGAACATGCCATACGAATACCGCCTGAGCTACTGCCTTACATCAGGGCATAGAATACTTGCAGAGATAAGATAA
- a CDS encoding FAD-binding protein — translation MKKDFPEIVCDVLVIGGGSAGAMAAIRAKELNPSQEVVVFEKGDITYSGCIVRGMDALNIVAVPGISTPDLYVESSRMACEDILDEPPSYLMAKRSWDMLKKLENWNVCFPVDDKGQYEVLQVHPKGRFCVTMKEPELKTILAKRLTDLNVRVLNRTMALELLMDEGRVRGAVGINVRTGEIIACAAKSVILTAGGTARFGLPNNGYLYGVYDYPGNTGDGYCLAYRAGAELSGFEYTLIYYIVKDINAPLLYITLTRGAKLFNAFGLDKSREHPSIKSMLVDHYREGSGPMRIVMNHLPEQRIREIEEILFTTERPVQERFYEGRGVNFRTGEIELWPTECFLCGGHGLTGVRVDENAASTVPGLFAAGDTSLVARGHLSGAFVFGEIAAENATTYAERSSGKADYDDGQIRKVMRDRNIRLEQRANPIPVEEFEYKVRRIINDYIVPPKNEYKLDRAIWWMERFRQELDEKVRVDDVHDLFKTFEIENIIQCADLSARASKARKESRWGMWHFRTDFPERNDSEWVKHIVLSQGSEPRDVNITFRDIIRLQEGSR, via the coding sequence ATGAAGAAAGATTTTCCCGAAATTGTTTGCGACGTGCTCGTTATAGGAGGGGGAAGCGCGGGCGCTATGGCAGCCATACGCGCCAAGGAGCTTAATCCGTCTCAGGAGGTGGTCGTATTCGAGAAGGGTGATATCACCTATTCAGGATGCATTGTGCGCGGTATGGATGCTCTCAATATAGTAGCCGTGCCCGGTATATCGACACCGGATCTGTATGTCGAATCAAGCCGCATGGCATGCGAAGACATCCTCGACGAACCGCCCAGCTACCTGATGGCAAAGCGGAGCTGGGACATGCTGAAAAAGCTTGAAAACTGGAATGTATGCTTCCCTGTTGACGACAAGGGCCAGTACGAGGTTCTTCAGGTACATCCCAAGGGCAGGTTCTGCGTGACCATGAAGGAACCGGAACTCAAGACCATCCTGGCAAAACGTCTTACGGATTTGAATGTGCGCGTTCTCAACCGCACCATGGCGCTCGAACTTCTTATGGATGAAGGTCGAGTGAGAGGAGCTGTGGGAATAAACGTACGCACCGGAGAGATCATTGCATGCGCAGCTAAATCAGTCATCCTCACGGCAGGAGGGACGGCGCGATTCGGCCTTCCGAACAACGGATATCTCTACGGCGTCTACGATTATCCCGGCAACACGGGCGACGGATACTGCCTCGCGTACAGGGCCGGTGCAGAACTGAGCGGGTTCGAATACACCCTCATCTACTATATTGTTAAGGACATAAACGCCCCGCTCCTCTACATTACCCTCACCAGGGGGGCAAAGCTGTTCAATGCATTCGGCTTAGACAAGAGCAGGGAGCATCCATCGATAAAATCAATGCTGGTGGACCATTACCGCGAAGGTAGCGGCCCGATGCGCATCGTGATGAACCATCTTCCTGAACAGCGCATTCGTGAAATTGAGGAGATACTCTTTACGACCGAGCGGCCTGTGCAGGAGCGCTTCTATGAAGGCCGCGGGGTGAACTTCCGCACCGGCGAGATCGAACTCTGGCCCACGGAATGCTTCCTGTGCGGCGGCCACGGGCTCACAGGCGTGCGCGTGGATGAAAATGCAGCAAGCACGGTCCCGGGCTTGTTTGCGGCAGGAGACACATCTCTGGTGGCGCGTGGACACCTCTCCGGGGCCTTTGTATTCGGAGAGATTGCTGCCGAAAATGCAACCACATACGCCGAACGCTCAAGCGGAAAGGCGGATTATGACGATGGACAGATAAGAAAGGTGATGAGGGACCGCAACATCAGGCTGGAGCAGAGAGCCAATCCGATACCCGTGGAAGAGTTCGAATACAAGGTTCGCAGGATAATAAACGACTACATCGTACCTCCGAAAAACGAATACAAGCTCGACCGAGCGATATGGTGGATGGAGCGTTTCAGGCAGGAGCTTGACGAAAAGGTAAGAGTTGATGACGTTCACGACCTTTTCAAGACTTTTGAAATCGAAAACATCATCCAGTGCGCAGACCTCAGTGCGCGAGCCTCAAAGGCACGCAAGGAAAGCCGCTGGGGCATGTGGCATTTCAGGACTGATTTTCCGGAAAGAAACGACAGCGAATGGGTGAAGCACATCGTGCTCTCTCAGGGATCTGAGCCTCGCGACGTCAACATCACATTCAGAGACATCATAAGGCTTCAGGAGGGTTCAAGGTGA
- a CDS encoding FAD-dependent oxidoreductase has product MSGINLLTALTDNIIVEKDKCVACGICVEKCPMDNLRLKLSPCRQACPLGVNSQGYVNLVARGEEEKAMNLIREKLPFPGIMGRVCSQPCEKNCHHASLGSSSIAIRALKRYLADRFTEEGETALPEMASASGKTVAIIGAGPAGLMAAYDLAMRGHKVSVFDSESRPGGMLRWAIPEFRLPAHVLDSEIALLERMGITFICGTVINSDRIESLREEFGAVIIATGSSGHRKLGIEGENLSGVYHAVVFLKAIRSGNPPAVGMRTVVIGGGNAAVDAAQSALRLGAASVIMVCLESEQEMPAFLWALEGARNEGVAVMNSLGPLRFLSENGRLKGVEFVKCVSVFDKSGNFSPSFDACQMETLDADTVIIAAGQSPVTKPFEGLGIIKNGRIEYDEKTLETLEEGLFCAGDAASGPTSVVDAMASGRVAAESVHRYLMGEHMLYGRSYRGPVVTEFEIKTGSDIRSERISVPVRKYTGKDDFAEIETCLDEKSARKEAGRCFSCGQAFGEYRTCWFCLPCEIECPHKALRVEIPYLLR; this is encoded by the coding sequence GTGAGCGGGATCAACCTTTTAACAGCGCTGACAGACAACATAATTGTCGAAAAGGACAAGTGTGTCGCATGCGGCATATGCGTGGAAAAATGTCCTATGGACAACCTCAGACTCAAGCTCTCGCCGTGCAGGCAGGCATGCCCGCTTGGTGTCAACTCTCAGGGATACGTCAACCTTGTTGCAAGGGGTGAAGAAGAAAAGGCGATGAATCTCATTCGTGAAAAGCTTCCTTTTCCCGGGATCATGGGACGCGTCTGCTCGCAGCCATGCGAAAAGAACTGCCATCATGCCTCTCTCGGCAGCAGCAGTATCGCAATACGCGCACTCAAACGATACCTTGCGGACCGTTTCACCGAAGAAGGCGAAACGGCGCTGCCGGAAATGGCGTCAGCCTCAGGAAAGACTGTGGCGATAATCGGAGCCGGGCCTGCCGGGCTTATGGCCGCTTACGATCTGGCAATGCGAGGACACAAGGTAAGTGTATTCGATTCGGAATCCCGCCCCGGCGGCATGCTGCGCTGGGCAATACCCGAATTCAGACTTCCCGCACACGTTCTCGATAGCGAAATCGCTCTCCTTGAACGCATGGGAATTACCTTCATTTGCGGTACGGTAATCAACTCGGATCGAATTGAATCACTCAGAGAAGAATTCGGTGCCGTAATTATTGCCACAGGTTCGTCAGGTCACCGGAAACTTGGTATAGAGGGAGAAAACCTGTCAGGTGTATACCATGCCGTTGTCTTCCTTAAAGCCATACGCTCAGGAAATCCACCGGCCGTCGGAATGCGTACTGTCGTCATCGGCGGAGGAAACGCGGCTGTGGATGCCGCACAGTCCGCACTCAGACTCGGAGCGGCATCAGTGATAATGGTCTGCCTCGAATCGGAACAGGAGATGCCAGCATTCCTCTGGGCACTCGAAGGGGCCCGGAATGAAGGCGTGGCTGTGATGAATTCACTCGGCCCTTTAAGGTTCCTCTCTGAAAACGGCAGATTAAAAGGCGTGGAGTTCGTCAAATGCGTGAGCGTATTCGATAAATCAGGGAACTTCAGCCCTTCATTCGATGCATGCCAAATGGAAACATTGGACGCAGATACAGTCATCATTGCAGCAGGCCAGTCGCCCGTAACAAAGCCTTTTGAAGGGCTCGGCATTATAAAAAACGGCAGGATAGAGTATGATGAAAAAACTCTCGAAACACTTGAAGAAGGTTTGTTCTGCGCCGGAGATGCGGCCAGCGGCCCTACATCCGTCGTCGATGCCATGGCATCAGGTCGCGTTGCCGCCGAATCGGTTCACCGATATCTCATGGGTGAACACATGCTCTACGGGCGCAGCTACAGGGGACCGGTCGTAACTGAATTCGAGATCAAAACAGGCAGCGACATCAGAAGTGAAAGGATTTCCGTTCCGGTACGAAAGTATACGGGAAAAGACGATTTCGCAGAGATCGAGACCTGCCTCGATGAAAAATCCGCCAGAAAAGAGGCCGGACGCTGCTTTTCCTGCGGTCAGGCTTTCGGGGAATATCGCACATGCTGGTTCTGCCTGCCCTGCGAGATTGAGTGTCCGCACAAGGCGCTCAGGGTGGAGATCCCTTATCTGTTGAGGTGA
- a CDS encoding aminotransferase class III-fold pyridoxal phosphate-dependent enzyme, whose protein sequence is MELYSFEKSYQMFEEAKKIIPNGIYGPRNPYFLTFGSYPCFFSRGRGSHVWDVDGNEYIDYMCSFGTNLLGMCNPEVNEAAMDQMKRGDSFTLPTDRWNELAELLVRQIRGMDWAAFGKNGSDVTTYAVTIARQHTGRKKIIAIDGAYNGAHFWCSHSTNGVPEEYRAHVLSFRYNDLDGFKRLADEYKGDVAGVILTPHHHPAMEDQVLPAPGFYSSLTELCRNEGIIVIMDDIRCGFRIHANGSHCHYGLDADIICFGKAMANGYPISAITGKEAVKFAAESTNFTGTHFFSAVPMAASIATIRIINREGVIEKLYETGVRLREGMLAQANAAGINVHYTGHPVMPFMRFDNDADYSLNRLFCGEAAKRGVFLHPHHNWFVCREHTKDDIDRTIDVAGECFRIVSEHMNK, encoded by the coding sequence ATGGAGCTTTATTCTTTCGAGAAGTCCTACCAAATGTTCGAGGAAGCGAAAAAAATCATACCTAATGGAATCTACGGACCCAGAAATCCGTATTTCCTGACGTTTGGCTCCTACCCGTGCTTTTTCAGCAGAGGCAGGGGCTCTCATGTCTGGGATGTGGACGGAAACGAATACATCGACTACATGTGCTCATTCGGCACGAACCTTTTAGGCATGTGCAACCCGGAAGTGAACGAAGCAGCGATGGACCAGATGAAACGCGGCGACTCCTTCACTCTGCCTACTGACAGGTGGAACGAGCTTGCTGAACTTCTCGTCAGACAAATCAGGGGCATGGACTGGGCCGCCTTCGGCAAGAACGGTTCCGACGTCACTACATATGCGGTCACCATCGCGCGCCAGCATACTGGCAGGAAGAAGATAATCGCCATTGACGGCGCATATAACGGGGCTCATTTCTGGTGTTCGCACAGCACGAACGGCGTACCTGAAGAATACAGGGCACATGTGCTATCATTCAGATATAACGACCTTGACGGGTTCAAGAGGCTTGCAGATGAATACAAGGGAGATGTTGCGGGAGTCATTCTCACACCCCATCACCATCCCGCAATGGAAGACCAGGTACTGCCAGCACCGGGTTTCTACAGCAGCCTGACAGAGTTATGCAGAAATGAGGGCATAATAGTCATAATGGATGACATACGCTGCGGATTCCGCATCCACGCAAACGGCTCGCACTGCCACTACGGATTGGACGCCGACATCATCTGCTTTGGCAAGGCCATGGCCAATGGTTATCCCATCTCGGCCATCACCGGAAAAGAGGCGGTCAAGTTCGCCGCCGAGTCCACCAATTTCACGGGCACTCACTTCTTCTCGGCAGTGCCGATGGCGGCATCCATCGCGACGATAAGAATCATCAACCGCGAAGGAGTAATCGAAAAGCTCTACGAAACCGGCGTCAGGCTGAGAGAAGGAATGCTCGCCCAGGCGAATGCGGCTGGCATCAATGTGCATTACACAGGACACCCCGTGATGCCTTTCATGAGATTCGACAACGATGCCGACTATTCTCTCAACCGGCTTTTCTGCGGCGAGGCCGCCAAACGCGGCGTATTCCTGCATCCGCACCACAATTGGTTCGTATGCAGGGAGCACACGAAGGATGATATCGACAGGACTATCGATGTCGCAGGCGAATGTTTCAGGATAGTATCCGAACATATGAACAAGTAA
- a CDS encoding thiamine pyrophosphate-binding protein, translating to MLQSIGNAAVQTLIECGVEYVFGIPGGGALFLYDGLYEHQGRIKSITVRHEGAASCMADMYGRMTGKPAAVIAQGAWAVSNAAFGILEAYLTGSPMIIITDTSDYGGLTQFGPWQNGTGEYGSFNLPNMMRSMTKYTTFANSPDELLHGIRLAVKHAMTGRPGPACVCARMNVFAQQFDTDKANPPLYPAAGHLNIMKPCIDDETAGRIADMLINASAPVIIAGSGIHHSKAHEELRILAELTGIPVATSYMGKSAIAETHALALGTMGGTGQKIANEKIIGADIIFAIGTGLSPENTMMLSPFFINPAKQKIIQMDIEPLNAGWTYPVEISAITDAKAGLNKIITALKRRNFGKDTSAFIDAMKKRKSETGFFTCPEFISDESPIAPERIVHEVNKVLDGDAVLCLDAGNNRQWTARHFMSKGAGQVFAPGGAGGVGWGLPAALAAQLVRKDAKIVCICGDGGMMMMLHCLETARQYELPVNYVVLNNAAFGNILDFQAPDRRYCTQYPAPDIEAYARSAGCDAFKITNPGDLADALKTATESNKPSVVEVITKIDSHFKLMM from the coding sequence ATGTTGCAGTCCATTGGAAATGCGGCCGTTCAAACACTTATAGAATGCGGGGTTGAATATGTGTTCGGCATCCCGGGCGGCGGTGCACTCTTTCTTTATGACGGGCTCTACGAGCACCAGGGCAGGATAAAGAGCATTACAGTCCGCCATGAAGGTGCAGCTTCATGCATGGCCGACATGTATGGCAGGATGACCGGAAAACCCGCGGCCGTTATCGCCCAGGGGGCATGGGCAGTCTCCAACGCCGCCTTCGGCATTCTCGAAGCCTATCTGACCGGTTCACCCATGATAATCATCACCGACACCAGCGACTACGGCGGACTGACACAATTCGGGCCCTGGCAGAACGGCACCGGCGAATACGGGTCTTTCAACCTGCCTAATATGATGCGCTCCATGACCAAGTACACGACTTTTGCAAACAGCCCGGACGAACTGCTGCACGGCATCCGCCTGGCTGTCAAGCATGCCATGACAGGCCGCCCCGGTCCCGCATGCGTCTGCGCCAGGATGAATGTCTTCGCGCAGCAGTTCGATACGGATAAGGCGAATCCCCCGCTTTATCCAGCAGCAGGCCACTTGAATATCATGAAACCATGCATCGATGATGAAACCGCAGGTCGTATCGCAGACATGCTGATAAACGCCTCGGCCCCTGTAATCATAGCGGGATCAGGCATCCACCATTCGAAGGCCCACGAAGAACTGCGGATACTTGCAGAGCTTACCGGCATTCCTGTAGCAACGAGTTATATGGGAAAGAGTGCCATTGCCGAAACTCACGCCCTGGCTCTTGGTACGATGGGCGGCACCGGACAGAAGATAGCGAACGAGAAAATCATTGGAGCAGATATTATTTTCGCAATAGGCACCGGCCTCTCCCCGGAAAACACCATGATGCTCTCCCCTTTTTTCATAAATCCGGCAAAACAAAAGATCATCCAGATGGATATCGAGCCTCTCAATGCAGGCTGGACTTACCCGGTCGAAATCAGCGCCATAACGGACGCCAAGGCAGGCCTCAACAAGATCATCACGGCTTTGAAGAGAAGAAACTTCGGAAAAGACACCTCAGCCTTCATTGATGCGATGAAAAAGAGAAAATCCGAAACAGGGTTCTTCACCTGCCCCGAGTTCATATCGGACGAGTCCCCGATAGCCCCCGAACGCATCGTGCACGAAGTGAACAAGGTGCTCGACGGCGACGCAGTTCTTTGCCTCGATGCAGGGAACAACCGCCAGTGGACGGCGCGCCATTTCATGTCAAAAGGTGCAGGCCAGGTGTTCGCGCCGGGCGGAGCAGGAGGAGTCGGATGGGGCCTTCCGGCTGCCCTGGCAGCACAGCTCGTGAGAAAGGATGCAAAAATCGTCTGCATATGCGGCGACGGCGGGATGATGATGATGCTTCACTGCCTTGAAACTGCCAGACAATATGAGCTGCCTGTCAATTATGTGGTTCTCAACAATGCGGCATTCGGCAACATACTCGACTTCCAGGCACCTGACAGGCGCTATTGCACACAATACCCGGCGCCTGATATAGAAGCATATGCGCGCTCCGCCGGATGCGATGCTTTCAAGATCACAAATCCCGGTGACCTGGCAGATGCACTTAAAACGGCCACCGAAAGCAATAAACCATCGGTGGTAGAAGTCATCACAAAGATCGACTCGCATTTCAAGCTTATGATGTAA
- a CDS encoding NAD-dependent succinate-semialdehyde dehydrogenase encodes MEHYQVYLNGTWVDSPKRISVMNPATGEAFADIATVDRNQVRKALGDAEEAFPAWSGLPAIKRGDYLLAIAGELTSRTEKIARAITMENGKPLTQSKAEVAMTIDHFRWFAEEGRRAYGRWVPNQTDSKRHIIMKNPVGVVGAIAPWNFPLMLAARKVGPALAAGCPVILKPSSLTPVSAVELTRCVEMAGLPKGAFQLVVGNSSEIASEMLDNPICRKVSFTGSSAVGKLLIAGAAKTCTSLSLELGGNAPLIIFADADFDKAVEGAMTVKFRNTGQSCVAANRIYVERSVYSRFVEAFVKKVKVMKIGNGLEPGIDIGPIINEEGLQTALEFIDDALSKGARLVCGGKRLNVSGSFLEPAVLTDVPDTALCMNEEIFAPVAVFVPFDTEEEVLAKANSTEYGLAAYVYTSNLNRGLMMSERLQAGSIGLNDAVPATSNCPFGGFKQSGWGRELGIEGLDAYLETKHISIGGFC; translated from the coding sequence ATGGAACATTACCAGGTTTATTTGAACGGAACATGGGTGGACAGTCCCAAAAGAATCTCTGTTATGAACCCAGCGACCGGCGAGGCATTCGCCGATATAGCAACTGTTGACCGAAACCAGGTCCGCAAAGCATTGGGAGACGCCGAAGAAGCCTTTCCGGCATGGTCAGGGCTGCCTGCAATAAAACGGGGTGATTACCTGCTGGCCATAGCCGGGGAATTAACCTCAAGGACAGAGAAGATCGCAAGGGCGATCACCATGGAAAACGGCAAGCCCCTTACCCAGAGCAAAGCCGAGGTCGCCATGACCATAGACCATTTCCGCTGGTTCGCTGAAGAGGGCCGCCGTGCCTACGGCCGATGGGTCCCGAACCAGACCGACAGCAAGCGCCACATAATTATGAAAAACCCTGTCGGAGTCGTGGGTGCAATCGCACCATGGAATTTCCCGCTCATGCTGGCGGCCAGAAAAGTAGGGCCTGCCCTGGCAGCAGGCTGTCCTGTGATACTGAAGCCGTCCAGCCTTACCCCCGTTTCGGCTGTTGAACTTACCAGATGCGTAGAAATGGCTGGCCTCCCGAAAGGGGCCTTCCAACTTGTGGTGGGCAACTCTTCCGAAATAGCCTCCGAGATGCTTGATAATCCCATCTGCCGCAAAGTGAGCTTCACAGGCTCGAGCGCAGTTGGCAAGCTCCTGATAGCAGGTGCAGCGAAAACGTGCACCAGCCTTTCCCTCGAACTGGGGGGAAATGCCCCTTTGATTATCTTCGCCGATGCCGATTTCGACAAAGCTGTCGAAGGCGCCATGACCGTCAAGTTCAGGAACACGGGCCAGTCGTGCGTTGCGGCAAACCGGATATATGTGGAGCGTTCAGTTTACAGCAGGTTCGTCGAAGCATTCGTAAAAAAAGTTAAGGTGATGAAGATAGGAAACGGCCTCGAGCCGGGCATTGACATAGGCCCCATCATAAACGAAGAAGGGCTTCAGACCGCACTCGAATTCATCGACGATGCTTTATCGAAAGGGGCGCGCCTCGTATGTGGAGGAAAGCGCTTGAATGTATCGGGATCTTTCCTTGAACCGGCAGTTCTGACTGATGTTCCTGATACTGCACTATGTATGAATGAAGAGATATTTGCGCCGGTGGCCGTCTTCGTCCCTTTTGATACCGAAGAAGAGGTCCTCGCAAAGGCCAACTCTACCGAGTACGGGCTTGCCGCATATGTATACACAAGCAATTTGAATCGCGGCTTGATGATGTCCGAGAGACTGCAGGCAGGCAGCATTGGTCTCAATGATGCTGTACCGGCTACCAGTAACTGCCCGTTCGGCGGGTTCAAGCAGAGCGGATGGGGACGCGAACTTGGAATAGAGGGCCTGGACGCCTATCTGGAAACAAAGCATATATCCATCGGGGGATTCTGTTGA
- a CDS encoding MFS transporter encodes MASEANVKFRLTDRQKKIMPVLMCGSFFEGFDWMVINMTLPYIAKDMNIGVEATGLVLTLVAIGTLAAFFFVRMGDKIGRRPVFIWAVCLYAIMSIATAFSPNIYFFVVCQFFARVFLVTEWATGFIVVAEEFPAETRGRGLALFQFVAGIGAIFPSALLGLMMKSSFGWRGLFVLGGLPLLIILLLKKNFTETQSFQKAADTKKNKAEFFEVFKPEYRKFMISVSLLWFFSYLCYTTAMNFFSYHVVNTHQWTPGMISLTTSVAYLVGFAGYILAGKLMDSIGRKPTAIIFFICGTLGTVCTFQMSQYYLIFASLVFGTFFIGVFTVLCASFTNELFPTRIRANASAWGNNIFGRLAQVVAPGLVGYLAVQIGGTGNAASLMALGPIVSTIIVIFLLPETKGFKLEEDADEKALIEPSA; translated from the coding sequence ATGGCATCTGAAGCAAATGTTAAATTCAGGCTTACGGACAGGCAGAAAAAGATAATGCCTGTTCTGATGTGCGGTTCGTTCTTTGAAGGTTTTGACTGGATGGTTATAAACATGACCCTGCCGTATATTGCAAAGGACATGAATATCGGGGTCGAGGCGACCGGTCTTGTTCTTACCCTCGTGGCCATCGGAACCCTGGCGGCTTTTTTCTTCGTAAGGATGGGAGACAAAATAGGGAGAAGGCCCGTCTTCATATGGGCGGTTTGTCTGTATGCCATTATGAGCATAGCTACGGCATTCTCTCCGAATATATACTTTTTTGTCGTCTGCCAGTTCTTTGCAAGGGTGTTTCTTGTCACCGAATGGGCGACAGGTTTCATCGTTGTTGCGGAAGAATTTCCTGCAGAGACAAGGGGCCGCGGTCTTGCATTGTTCCAGTTTGTTGCCGGTATTGGGGCGATCTTCCCTTCAGCCCTGCTTGGTTTGATGATGAAATCGTCTTTTGGATGGCGGGGACTTTTCGTATTGGGAGGCCTTCCATTATTGATCATACTGCTTCTTAAAAAGAACTTCACCGAAACGCAGAGCTTCCAGAAAGCGGCCGATACTAAGAAAAACAAGGCGGAATTTTTCGAAGTGTTCAAACCGGAATACCGCAAGTTCATGATATCAGTTTCTCTGCTATGGTTCTTCTCCTACCTTTGCTATACGACGGCGATGAATTTCTTCTCATACCATGTAGTCAATACCCACCAGTGGACACCCGGCATGATATCCCTGACCACATCGGTTGCATATCTGGTCGGATTCGCAGGTTACATCCTGGCCGGCAAGCTTATGGATTCAATAGGAAGAAAACCAACCGCGATAATATTTTTCATCTGCGGCACCCTCGGGACCGTATGCACATTCCAGATGTCACAGTACTATCTGATATTCGCATCCCTTGTTTTCGGGACATTCTTTATAGGGGTATTCACGGTGCTGTGCGCATCATTTACGAACGAACTTTTCCCGACCAGAATAAGGGCCAATGCCTCGGCCTGGGGTAATAACATATTCGGGAGGCTTGCCCAGGTTGTAGCGCCGGGCTTGGTCGGATATCTTGCAGTTCAAATCGGCGGTACAGGAAATGCAGCCTCGCTGATGGCTCTGGGTCCTATAGTTTCTACAATAATAGTGATATTCCTGCTGCCGGAAACAAAGGGATTCAAGCTTGAGGAAGATGCTGATGAAAAGGCTTTGATTGAGCCCTCAGCCTGA